One Oncorhynchus clarkii lewisi isolate Uvic-CL-2024 chromosome 28, UVic_Ocla_1.0, whole genome shotgun sequence genomic region harbors:
- the LOC139387177 gene encoding zona pellucida sperm-binding protein 3-like: MSLLWQCAIVLAIVAARAANEDFNVDCEKHSIKVTWKVSPELVEHAARLFLGHCVPSTFSVLPTGEGMATFHYNLNGCAIKKRVTGKKHIYSTSLTYRPNRKPKPAAISHHIKCVYIRPEGWIPPFLIPAYGSAEGHGGLVFHMALLNEDLTGLAKSSLFPLGSFIPIWAAVDQKDHQPLLLLLEECVAATTPELQSASLVYPIITNKGCLADGKTGNSRFLPRYHSSAILLYLQSFKFALGEEVYIHCKLVAWDPEVYDIEKKACHYIKETGEWELLDDPSQSDLCKCCDSSCKPRLKRRVDSEPQGLVQNSVLGPLTIVENSETRIPSEFVKYPTVEQVDWLV, encoded by the exons ATGTCTCTCCTTTGGCAATGTGCAATTGTTTTGGCTATCGTAGCAGCAAGAGCTGCCAATGAAG ATTTTAATGTGGATTGTGAGAAACACTCCATTAAAGTGACATGGAAGGTCAGTCCAGAGTTGGTTGAACATGCTGCCCGTCttttccttggacactgtgttccGTCCACATTTTCTGTTCTTCCCACGGGAGAAGGGATGGCGACATTCCACTACAACCTCAATGGCTGTGCCATCAAGAAACGG GTGACTGGCAAGAAACACATCTATTCAACCAGTCTGACTTACAGACCTAACCGAAAGCCCAAACCTGCTGCCATTAGTCACCATATTAAGTGTGTTTACATAAG ACCTGAGGGATGGATTCCCCCATTCCTTATCCCTGCCTATGGTAGTGCTGAGGGTCATGGAGGATTGGTTTTCCACATGGCACTCCTCAATG AAGACCTTACTGGTCTGGCTAAGAGCAGCCTGTTTCCCCTGGGCTCTTTCATCCCCATCTGGGCAGCAGTGGATCAGAAGGACCATCAGCCCTTGCTGCTGCTCTTGGAGGAGTGTGTGGCGGCCACAACACCAGAATTGCAGTCTGCGAGCCTGGTGTACCCCATCATCACCAACAAGGG TTGCCTTGCAGATGGGAAGACTGGGAACTCCAGGTTCCTGCCTAGGTACCACTCGTCTGCTATTCTGCTTTACCTGCAGTCCTTCAAGTTTGCCTTAGGCGAGGAA GTGTATATTCATTGTAAGCTTGTTGCATGGGACCCTGAGGTTTATGATATAGAAAAGAAGGCCTGCCACTACATTAAAGAGACTGGAGA ATGGGAGCTGCTGGACGACCCGTCTCAAAGTGACCTCTGCAAGTGCTGTGACTCGAGTTGCAAGCCTCGGTTGAAGAGGCGTGTGGATTCAG aaCCCCAGGGCCTGGTTCAAAACTCTGTTCTTGGACCGCTCACAATAGTGGAAAACTCTGAAACCCGGATCCCCAGTGAATTTGTAAAATATCCTACTGTAGAACAAG TTGACTGGTTGGTGTAA